TGGATGATGCAGGATGATCGCCGCAGTCGACTGCTCGGGGATCAATTGATAGGCGGGCGAGAGCCGCATGCCCAGGGCTTGCTCCGCCGGTAACAGCTCGAACACCTTGGTGTGATCCTCGAGTTCGGGGATCGCCGGGTATCCCCAGGAATAGCGTTTCCCCTGTCCCTCGGCAAGACCCAATTCGCGGCGGATGTGCCGGTGCAGATATTCCGCTGCGGCTTCCGCCGTCTGTACGGCCAAACCGTGGGTGAAGTAGCTCTCGCTGTAGTCCCCGGATTGCTGCAGCTCGTTGACGTAATCGCTGGCCTGCGACCCCACGGTCACGATCTGAAAGGCGACCACGTCCATTCTGCCGCTTTCGACCGGAGCGAAGTAATCGCTGAGGCACAGGCGTTCGCCGTCCGGTTGACGAGGAAAGTGAAAGCGGGTGAGGATTTGCGGCCGGCCGGATTCAAGCGTTTGGGGATCGTAAACCAGCAGGTCATCGTCCTGCGCTTGCGCCGGCCAATAGCCATACACGCCCTGGGGTTTGAGCCAGCCTTCCTTCAAGGCTTGCTTCTGCATACGCTGGAGACGTTCTTCAAATTCGCTTTCCAACTGTTCCCATTCCTCGCCGCGCGTGTTCTTGGCGCCCCAGGAGAGACGGAACAGCTCGTTCTTGAAAAGATGTTGGAACACGATTTCCAGCGGCATTTGCTCCACCACGCGCGGTCCCCAATTTGGCGGTGCCGGGATATTCTCGGCCGGAGCGACACTGGATATGCCGGCTCGGGGCTTTCGTTTTCTGGGCTGGCGTCCGATCTCACGTTCTGCTTGCGCAAGACCATCGGACAGTAGTTGGGCGCGCTGGTCGGGACGCTGCAGTTGATCCATGACGCTGAGCCCCTCGAAGGCATCCTTGCAGTAAAACACCCCCGGTGCGTAGGGCCGGCCGTCTTCGGTGAAGAGGATGCGCCGCCCAAAGCGGCGGTTGATGGCTGCGCCGCCGATCAACACGGGGAATTCCAGTCCACGCCGCTGCAGCTCGTTGACGATCAACGGCATCTGCTTGCTGGTGCTCACGAGCAGAGCGCTGAGGCCGATGGCGTCGGCGCTGACTTCTACGGCCTTGTCGATGATCACGTTGGCCGGCACCTGTTTTCCGAGATCGTGAACCAGGTAGCCGTTGTTGGAGAGGATGGTTTTGACCAGATTCTTGCCGATGTCGTGCACGTCCCCATACACAGTCGCCAGGACGATGCTTCCTTTGGCGACTCCTTCCCGCCGTTGGAGAAATCCTTCGACGTGCGAGACGGCGATCTTCATCACTTCCGCCGACTGCAGCACGAAGGGTAGAATCAATTCACCTGCACCGAAGCGGTCGCCGACCTCCTTCATGGCCGGCAGAAGCACGGTGTTGAGGATTTCCACGGCGCCCTGCGCTTTCTCGTCCGCAGGGAAATCTGCGAGGATTTCGTCGATGTCGGCCCGCACGCCGTCTTTGTGGCGGTGCAGGACGCGCCAGTGGATGCGTTCCTGGGGCGTCATGTCGGCGGTGGGATCGGCGTCGGGTTCCTCGTCGACCGTCACCGATTCGAAATGCTCGATCAGGCGCTGCAGGGCGTCCGCACGTCGGTTGAAGATCAGGTCCTCCGCCAGGCGGCGCTCCGTCTCCGGGATTTCCATGTAGGGGGTGATGTGCGCCGGGTTGACGATGGCCATGTCCAGACCGGCCTGCACGCAGTGGTAGAGCATGACGCTGTTGAGCACGGCTCTGGCCGCTTTGCTCAAACCGAAGGACACGTTGGAGACTCCGAGAGATGTAAACACGCCGGGGAGTTCCGCCTTGATGCGGCGGATGCCTTCGATCGTCTCGCTGGCCGAATCGGCGAATTCGGGATCACCGGTGGCCAGGGTGAAAGTCAGTGCATCGAAGATCAGGTCCTCGGGCCGCAGGC
This genomic window from Anaerolineales bacterium contains:
- the metH gene encoding methionine synthase, translating into MDQRRYTNRRYLDALAERVLIYDGAMGTSLQAMQLSADDFGGESYAGCNDVLVLTRPDAVESVHRSFLEVGVDVIETDTFRANRLTLAEFGLGQQVTEINQAAASLARRLADEFGTPDRPRFVAGSMGPSGKLPSADDPDLSNITFDELVDVFREQTVGLIQGGVDVLLIETAQDILEVKAAIHGIHAAFEETGEFLPIQAQVTLDTTGRMLLGTDISAALTTLERLPIDVIGLNCSTGPEHMREPIRYLGEHAVLPVSCIPNAGLPLNVDGEAVYPLEPGPFVADMRDFVERHNVSIVGGCCGTTPAHLKPLVEALHGRDHPPRPARSPARLSSALQSIAMRQEPPPLLIGERINTQGSRKAKQLILEEDLDSIVALGRKQIERGAHALDVCVALTERDDEAETMRKVVHKLSLSVEAPLVIDSTEPEVMETALKAAPGRCLLNSVNLESGREKIQRVLRLALDHGAAAIALTIDEAGMAKTSERKLEIARKIHALAVDEIGLRPEDLIFDALTFTLATGDPEFADSASETIEGIRRIKAELPGVFTSLGVSNVSFGLSKAARAVLNSVMLYHCVQAGLDMAIVNPAHITPYMEIPETERRLAEDLIFNRRADALQRLIEHFESVTVDEEPDADPTADMTPQERIHWRVLHRHKDGVRADIDEILADFPADEKAQGAVEILNTVLLPAMKEVGDRFGAGELILPFVLQSAEVMKIAVSHVEGFLQRREGVAKGSIVLATVYGDVHDIGKNLVKTILSNNGYLVHDLGKQVPANVIIDKAVEVSADAIGLSALLVSTSKQMPLIVNELQRRGLEFPVLIGGAAINRRFGRRILFTEDGRPYAPGVFYCKDAFEGLSVMDQLQRPDQRAQLLSDGLAQAEREIGRQPRKRKPRAGISSVAPAENIPAPPNWGPRVVEQMPLEIVFQHLFKNELFRLSWGAKNTRGEEWEQLESEFEERLQRMQKQALKEGWLKPQGVYGYWPAQAQDDDLLVYDPQTLESGRPQILTRFHFPRQPDGERLCLSDYFAPVESGRMDVVAFQIVTVGSQASDYVNELQQSGDYSESYFTHGLAVQTAEAAAEYLHRHIRRELGLAEGQGKRYSWGYPAIPELEDHTKVFELLPAEQALGMRLSPAYQLIPEQSTAAIILHHPQAKYYSVGLSRVEQLMDEV